A single Cupriavidus sp. D39 DNA region contains:
- the purU gene encoding formyltetrahydrofolate deformylase, whose protein sequence is MSNTGFILTISCPDQPGIVHAVSGLLFQHGCNIVDSDQFGDEFTGRFFMRVHFTPAAGGPDLATLKTAFAPIGDQFAMQWDLFDASVKPRVMIMVSKIGHCLNDLLFRAKASGLPVEIAAIVSNHRDFYQLAASYDIPFFHLPMMNASAEQKAAQENKVFEIVREQNIDLVVLARYMQVLSDDLCRKLAGRAINIHHSFLPSFKGAKPYYQAHDRGVKLIGATAHYVTAALDEGPIIEQEIERVDHSMDPEQLTAVGRDVECVALARAVKWHAEHRILLNGHKTVVFK, encoded by the coding sequence ATGAGCAATACCGGATTCATTCTCACCATTTCCTGCCCGGACCAGCCGGGCATCGTCCACGCCGTCTCGGGCCTGCTGTTCCAGCACGGCTGCAATATCGTCGACTCCGACCAGTTCGGCGATGAATTCACCGGCCGCTTTTTCATGCGGGTGCATTTCACGCCGGCCGCCGGCGGCCCGGACCTGGCCACGCTGAAGACCGCCTTCGCGCCGATCGGCGATCAGTTCGCCATGCAGTGGGACCTGTTCGATGCCAGCGTCAAGCCGCGCGTGATGATCATGGTGTCGAAGATCGGCCATTGCCTGAACGACCTGCTGTTCCGCGCCAAGGCCAGCGGCCTGCCGGTGGAGATCGCCGCCATCGTGTCGAACCACCGCGATTTCTACCAGCTCGCCGCGTCGTACGATATCCCATTCTTCCACCTGCCGATGATGAACGCCTCGGCCGAGCAGAAGGCCGCGCAGGAGAACAAGGTGTTCGAGATCGTGCGCGAGCAGAACATCGACCTGGTGGTGCTGGCGCGCTACATGCAGGTGCTGTCCGACGACCTGTGCCGCAAGCTGGCCGGCCGCGCCATCAATATCCATCACTCGTTCCTGCCCAGCTTCAAGGGCGCCAAGCCCTACTACCAGGCGCATGACCGCGGCGTGAAGCTGATCGGCGCCACCGCCCACTACGTGACGGCTGCGCTGGACGAAGGCCCGATCATCGAGCAGGAAATCGAGCGCGTGGATCACAGCATGGACCCCGAGCAGCTCACCGCGGTGGGGCGCGACGTGGAATGCGTGGCGCTGGCGCGTGCCGTCAAATGGCATGCCGAGCACCGCATCCTGCTCAACGGCCACAAGACCGTCGTTTTCAAGTAA